The Triticum aestivum cultivar Chinese Spring chromosome 3A, IWGSC CS RefSeq v2.1, whole genome shotgun sequence genome includes a region encoding these proteins:
- the LOC123058722 gene encoding probable WRKY transcription factor 38 produces MRGSNMLSSSGCSSGSNKRTLQQDCSGGSHAQEHTKKKSRIGMRTDYTYAPYHDGFQWRKYGQKVIRGNAFPRCYYRCTYHQDHGCSASKHVEQHNSADPPLFRVVYTNDHTCSGAAATASDYMASSMHIQQIADASLRKADTEAERPPRPQQPRSGGGGYAAAIKEEKDAIVSSLLTVIRGSCDVVKSDTAHEGYSSASLASNCYAMSSPSVAGGSREGSSSSSVSPVVLPAPDDMGLGLDFMVESHWFEPLDLGWFVE; encoded by the exons ATGAGGGGGAGCAACATGCTCAGCTCCAGTGGCTGCTCCAGTGGGAGCAACAAAAGAACGCTGCAGCAGGATTGCAGTGGCGGCAGCCATGCCCAGGAGCACACCAAGAA GAAGTCTCGCATCGGCATGAGAACAGACTACACATATGCACCGTATCATGATGGATTCCAGTGGAGAAAATATGGGCAGAAGGTGATCCGGGGCAATGCCTTCCCAAG GTGCTACTACAGGTGCACGTACCACCAGGATCATGGCTGTTCGGCGAGCAAGCACGTGGAGCAGCACAACTCGGCGGACCCGCCGCTGTTCCGTGTGGTCTACACGAACGATCACACATGCAGCGGCGCTGCTGCTACCGCATCGGACTACATGGCCTCATCGATGCACATCCAGCAGATCGCCGACGCCTCTCTGAGAAAGGCCGACACGGAAGCGGAAAGGCCGCCGCGCCCGCAGCAGCctcgctccggcggcggcggctacgccGCAGCGATAAAAGAGGAGAAAGACGCCATCGTCTCCTCCCTGCTCACCGTCATCAGAGGCAGCTGTGACGTTGTGAAATCTGACACTGCCCACGAGGGCTACAGCAGTGCGTCGCTGGCTAGTAACTGCTACGCGATGTCATCACCATCGGTGGCCGGAGGTAGCCGTGAGGGTAGTAGCAGCTCTTCAGTTTCGCCAGTGGTGCTGCCGGCGCCAGATGACATGGGATTGGGACTGGATTTCATGGTGGAGTCCCACTGGTTCGAGCCTTTGGATTTGGGTTGGTTCGTAGAATAG